A genomic region of Noviherbaspirillum sp. L7-7A contains the following coding sequences:
- a CDS encoding sulfite exporter TauE/SafE family protein: MAWFAVYLGAGALVGVLAGLLGIGGGMTLVPVLAAIFTLQGYAPDHIVHLALGTAMASIVFTSASSVREHWRLGGIDTDIFKRMAPGMVTGSLLATLAAGWISQRHLAMAFAVIVYAGATQMLLNRKPAAHRPLPGPLPLFIAGLAIGTICGLVSAGGAFLNVPFMLWCGVPLRTAIGTAALLGIPVAMVGTLGYLASGWGIAQLPPWSLGFIFLPALAGLVSGSVLTAPFGARMTHRLPVLALKRIFALLLYVLATKMLLTYW, translated from the coding sequence ATGGCCTGGTTCGCGGTATACCTGGGCGCCGGCGCGCTGGTGGGCGTGCTGGCCGGCCTGCTGGGCATCGGCGGCGGCATGACGCTGGTGCCGGTCCTGGCTGCCATCTTCACCCTGCAGGGCTATGCGCCCGACCATATCGTGCACCTGGCGCTGGGCACGGCAATGGCGTCCATCGTCTTCACCTCCGCCTCCAGCGTGCGCGAGCACTGGCGCCTGGGCGGCATCGACACCGACATCTTCAAGCGCATGGCGCCGGGCATGGTCACCGGCAGCCTGCTGGCGACCCTGGCCGCCGGCTGGATTTCCCAGCGCCACCTGGCCATGGCCTTCGCCGTGATCGTGTATGCCGGCGCGACCCAGATGCTGCTCAACCGCAAACCCGCCGCGCACCGGCCGCTGCCGGGTCCGCTGCCGCTGTTCATCGCCGGCCTGGCCATCGGCACCATCTGCGGCCTGGTGTCGGCCGGCGGCGCTTTCCTGAATGTGCCCTTCATGCTCTGGTGCGGCGTGCCGCTGCGTACCGCCATCGGCACCGCCGCGTTGCTGGGCATTCCCGTGGCCATGGTGGGCACCCTGGGTTACCTGGCGTCGGGCTGGGGCATCGCCCAGTTGCCGCCGTGGTCGCTGGGCTTCATCTTCCTGCCGGCGCTGGCCGGGCTGGTCAGCGGCAGCGTGCTGACCGCGCCCTTTGGCGCCCGCATGACGCACCGGCTGCCGGTGCTGGCCCTGAAACGAATTTTCGCCCTGCTGCTCTATGTGCTGGCAACCAAGATGCTGCTGACCTACTGGTAG
- a CDS encoding TonB-dependent receptor codes for MPAQAQTATPAPSDPTLGEIVVSGSRSEQRRFDVPGAIDAVEIDPMRLGSPLVNLSELMSAVPGTQVRNRENYAQDLQLSVRGFGTRSTFGVRGVRILIDGIPATMPDGQGQASSISLTSAKRIELLRGPLAQLYGNAAGGVLQVFTQDPPVSSTPKFGVAAGIGSDNQRHLDLSVGGGSEALGALLDVSRFTTDGYRDHSAAERTQVNAKVVARPSSSTRITGIFNSFDQPLSQDPLGLNRAAFNSNPRQVIPAAIQFDTRKTIDQQQAGIVVEHDLSSSDRLNARVYVGRRDVFQTLSMAGDQTDRRTGFTTSAGGVVDLDRSFGGVGLNWVHKTRLNDMPLQWTLGVEADRLKETRKGFVNNAGTPGALRRNEDDTARNLDYFGQIEWAFAPQWQAQAGVRVSQVKFSVNDKYTGDGRNDSGNVTYRNTSPVLGLVWHANDNLNFYGNLGTGFETPTLAESAYRAGTATGPNFQLKPSKSNQAEIGMKARSGRHSLDLALFATRSRDEIVPELVSGGRTVFQNADRVDRRGIEVGWKADWEQVTTRLAYTLLDARFYSGFTSTTAAGTRQNVASGNRLPGVPRHALYAQAETRIAEATTLALEMRAESKTWVNDVNSEAAPGYTAFNLRLGREFRTAAARFYLFGRVDNLFDRQYAGSVIVNDGNGRFYEPAPGRRLFVGVRSQF; via the coding sequence ATGCCGGCACAGGCGCAGACAGCCACGCCGGCGCCTTCCGACCCCACGCTGGGCGAGATCGTGGTCAGCGGCAGCCGCAGCGAGCAGCGGCGCTTCGACGTGCCCGGCGCAATCGATGCAGTCGAAATCGATCCGATGCGGCTCGGTTCGCCCCTGGTCAACCTGTCCGAGCTGATGTCGGCCGTGCCGGGCACGCAGGTGCGCAACCGGGAAAACTATGCGCAGGACCTGCAGCTGTCGGTGCGCGGCTTCGGCACCCGTTCCACCTTCGGCGTGCGCGGCGTGCGCATCCTGATCGACGGCATCCCGGCCACCATGCCGGACGGCCAGGGCCAGGCCTCGTCCATCAGCCTGACATCGGCCAAGCGCATCGAACTGCTGCGCGGACCGCTGGCCCAGCTGTACGGCAATGCCGCCGGCGGCGTGCTGCAGGTGTTCACCCAGGATCCCCCGGTGTCGTCCACGCCGAAGTTCGGTGTCGCCGCCGGCATCGGCTCGGACAACCAGCGCCATCTCGACCTGTCGGTCGGCGGCGGCAGCGAGGCCCTGGGCGCGCTGCTGGACGTGTCGCGCTTCACCACCGATGGCTACCGCGACCACAGCGCCGCGGAGCGGACCCAGGTCAATGCCAAGGTGGTGGCGCGGCCGTCCTCTTCCACCAGGATTACCGGCATCTTCAACAGCTTCGACCAGCCGCTGTCGCAGGACCCGCTGGGCTTGAACCGTGCTGCTTTCAACAGCAATCCGCGCCAGGTGATTCCGGCGGCGATCCAGTTCGACACCCGCAAGACGATCGACCAGCAACAGGCCGGCATCGTGGTCGAGCACGACCTGTCTTCCAGCGACCGCTTGAATGCCCGCGTCTACGTGGGCCGGCGCGACGTGTTCCAGACCTTGTCGATGGCCGGCGACCAGACTGACCGGCGCACCGGCTTCACCACCTCGGCCGGCGGCGTGGTCGATCTCGACCGCAGCTTTGGCGGCGTCGGCCTGAACTGGGTGCACAAGACCCGCCTGAACGACATGCCGCTGCAATGGACGCTGGGCGTGGAAGCCGACCGGTTGAAGGAAACCCGCAAGGGCTTCGTCAATAACGCCGGCACGCCGGGCGCACTGCGCCGCAACGAGGACGATACCGCCCGCAACCTGGATTACTTCGGCCAGATCGAATGGGCATTCGCGCCGCAATGGCAGGCGCAGGCCGGCGTGCGGGTCAGCCAGGTGAAGTTCTCGGTCAACGACAAGTACACCGGCGACGGCCGCAATGACAGCGGCAATGTCACCTATCGCAACACCAGCCCGGTGCTGGGCCTGGTGTGGCATGCCAATGACAACCTCAACTTCTACGGCAACCTCGGCACAGGCTTCGAGACGCCGACCCTGGCGGAAAGCGCCTACCGCGCCGGCACCGCCACCGGCCCCAACTTCCAGTTGAAGCCTTCCAAGAGCAACCAGGCCGAGATCGGCATGAAGGCGCGAAGCGGCCGCCACAGCCTGGACCTGGCCCTGTTCGCCACCCGCAGCCGCGACGAAATCGTGCCCGAACTGGTTTCGGGCGGCCGCACCGTGTTCCAGAATGCCGACCGGGTCGATCGCCGCGGCATTGAGGTGGGCTGGAAGGCCGATTGGGAGCAGGTCACCACCCGCCTGGCCTATACCCTGCTCGACGCCCGCTTCTACAGCGGCTTCACCAGCACCACTGCCGCCGGTACCAGGCAAAATGTCGCTTCCGGCAACCGCCTGCCCGGCGTGCCGCGCCATGCGCTGTATGCGCAGGCCGAAACCCGCATCGCCGAAGCCACCACCCTGGCGCTGGAAATGCGTGCCGAAAGCAAGACCTGGGTCAATGACGTCAACTCGGAAGCCGCGCCCGGCTACACCGCCTTCAACCTGCGCCTGGGCAGGGAGTTCCGCACCGCCGCCGCCCGCTTCTACCTGTTCGGCCGCGTCGACAACCTGTTCGACCGCCAGTATGCCGGCTCGGTCATCGTCAATGACGGCAATGGCCGCTTCTACGAGCCCGCGCCCGGCCGCCGCCTGTTCGTCGGCGTGCGCAGCCAGTTCTGA
- a CDS encoding DNA-3-methyladenine glycosylase, with protein sequence MSESASNASPAETPWLPRAFFDRDTELVARELLGCLLVHRVDGVERVGKIVETEAYLGVGDLAAHSSKGVTPRTQVMFGPPGHAYVYLIYGMHHCLNIVTEAEGQGTAVLLRALEPVRNLHGKTSGPGLLCKAMGIDRRLNSHDFCSPTLHVLPRPAGQAAAVVKRPRIGVDYAGEWAARPLRFYLEGNSYISRK encoded by the coding sequence ATGTCTGAATCTGCAAGCAATGCATCTCCAGCGGAAACGCCCTGGCTGCCACGGGCTTTCTTCGACCGCGACACCGAACTGGTAGCACGCGAACTGCTGGGCTGCCTGCTGGTGCACCGGGTCGACGGCGTCGAACGTGTCGGCAAGATCGTCGAAACCGAAGCCTACCTGGGCGTGGGCGACCTGGCTGCGCATTCCTCCAAGGGCGTCACGCCGCGCACCCAGGTCATGTTCGGCCCGCCGGGCCATGCCTATGTCTATCTGATTTACGGCATGCATCACTGCCTCAACATCGTCACCGAGGCCGAAGGGCAGGGCACCGCCGTGCTGCTGCGGGCGCTTGAGCCGGTGCGCAATCTGCACGGCAAGACCAGCGGGCCGGGCCTGCTGTGCAAGGCCATGGGCATAGACCGACGCCTGAACAGCCATGACTTCTGCAGCCCGACGCTGCATGTGCTGCCGCGGCCGGCCGGCCAGGCGGCTGCCGTGGTGAAGCGGCCCAGAATCGGCGTCGATTATGCCGGCGAATGGGCGGCACGGCCGCTGCGGTTCTACCTGGAAGGCAACAGCTACATTTCGCGCAAATAG
- a CDS encoding PAS domain-containing methyl-accepting chemotaxis protein, with translation MRMNLPVTQREYELQDGQAIVSKTDTHGNITYVNAYFIEVSGFAEEELLGAPQNLVRHPDMPAEAFADMWATLKDDRPWTGLVKNRRKNGDHYWVLANVTPVRENGVTVGYMSVRGRPDRAAVQAAEAAYRELRENPDCGFMVRNGRIARSGLRGRLASLTRLSLSTRIGLTMGALNLLLASLAISGWMGGDAGWRTGAEIAGMAVCLGLWASLQARVIAPLRDAVQAARAIAGGDLATSFSSRNEDEMGQLMQGLQQMNVNLRSIIGDVRAGMDTMLLGAREIAAGNMDLSGRTEAQASSLEETASSMEQFASTVKQNAGHAVNASELAGKACGIAERGGAAVSEAGATMQEISQAAHRIVDIISVIDGIAFQTNILALNAAVEAARAGEQGRGFAVVASEVRALAQRSAAAAQEIKVLIDDSVNKVDSGTSKVTQARRTMEEMTTAITQVSTLMAEITVASKEQSQGIDQVNQAVNDMDQVTQQNAALVEEAAAAAASLQDQARRVTEALSVFKDSGRAR, from the coding sequence ATGCGGATGAACCTGCCGGTCACCCAGCGCGAATATGAATTGCAGGATGGCCAGGCTATCGTTTCCAAGACCGATACCCACGGCAACATCACCTATGTCAACGCCTACTTCATCGAAGTCAGCGGCTTTGCCGAGGAAGAGCTGCTGGGTGCGCCGCAAAACCTGGTGCGCCACCCGGACATGCCGGCCGAGGCCTTTGCTGATATGTGGGCAACGCTCAAGGACGACCGTCCCTGGACCGGGCTGGTAAAGAACCGCCGCAAGAATGGCGACCATTACTGGGTGCTGGCCAATGTCACGCCTGTGCGCGAAAACGGCGTGACCGTAGGCTATATGTCAGTGCGTGGACGCCCTGACCGCGCCGCGGTGCAGGCGGCAGAGGCAGCCTACCGCGAGTTGCGCGAAAACCCCGACTGCGGATTCATGGTGCGCAATGGCCGCATTGCCCGCAGCGGCTTGCGCGGCCGGCTTGCGTCGCTGACAAGGCTGAGCCTGTCGACCCGGATCGGCCTGACCATGGGTGCGCTCAACCTGCTGCTGGCCAGCCTTGCCATCTCCGGATGGATGGGCGGCGATGCAGGCTGGCGCACCGGCGCCGAAATCGCCGGCATGGCTGTCTGCCTGGGCTTGTGGGCTAGCCTGCAGGCCCGGGTCATTGCCCCGCTGCGCGATGCGGTGCAGGCAGCGCGCGCCATCGCCGGCGGCGACCTGGCAACCAGCTTCAGCAGCCGCAATGAAGACGAGATGGGCCAGCTGATGCAGGGCCTGCAGCAAATGAATGTGAATCTGCGTTCCATCATCGGTGACGTGCGTGCCGGCATGGACACGATGCTGCTTGGCGCACGGGAAATCGCTGCCGGCAATATGGACCTGTCCGGCCGCACCGAGGCGCAGGCCTCCAGCCTGGAGGAAACCGCGTCCAGCATGGAACAGTTCGCTTCCACCGTGAAGCAGAATGCCGGTCATGCAGTCAATGCCAGCGAACTCGCCGGCAAGGCATGCGGCATTGCCGAGCGCGGCGGCGCGGCGGTCAGCGAGGCAGGCGCCACCATGCAGGAAATCAGTCAGGCGGCGCACCGCATCGTCGACATCATTTCGGTCATCGACGGCATCGCCTTCCAGACCAATATCCTGGCGCTCAACGCCGCGGTGGAAGCAGCCCGCGCCGGCGAGCAGGGCCGCGGCTTTGCGGTCGTGGCGTCCGAGGTGCGCGCACTTGCACAGCGCTCGGCCGCCGCCGCCCAGGAAATCAAGGTGCTGATCGACGACTCGGTCAACAAGGTCGACAGCGGCACCAGCAAGGTCACCCAGGCCAGGCGCACCATGGAGGAAATGACCACCGCCATTACCCAGGTCAGCACCCTGATGGCCGAGATCACGGTGGCCAGCAAGGAGCAGAGCCAGGGCATCGACCAGGTCAACCAGGCGGTCAACGACATGGACCAGGTCACCCAGCAGAACGCCGCGCTGGTGGAGGAAGCCGCGGCTGCCGCCGCCAGCCTGCAGGATCAGGCGCGGCGGGTGACGGAAGCGCTGTCGGTATTCAAGGATAGCGGGCGGGCGCGGTGA